Proteins encoded in a region of the Chelonoidis abingdonii isolate Lonesome George chromosome 2, CheloAbing_2.0, whole genome shotgun sequence genome:
- the NDUFV2 gene encoding NADH dehydrogenase [ubiquinone] flavoprotein 2, mitochondrial isoform X3 has protein sequence MFFAAPVRAAAALSHRDTPENNPDTPFDFTPENYKRIEAIVNNYPEGHRSAAVIPVLDLAQRQNGWLPLSAMNKVAEVLQMPPMRVYEVATFYTMYNRKPVGKYHIQICTTTPCMLRDSDGILEAIQKKLGIQVGETTPDKLFTLVEVECLGACVNAPMVQINDNYYEDLTPKDMEDIIDELKAGRVPKPGPRSGRFSCEPAGGLTSLTEPPKGPGFGVRADL, from the exons ATGTTCTTCGCTGCTCCCGTTCGCGCCGCCGCCGCGCTCTCG CACAGAGATACTCCTGAAAATAACCCAGATACTCCATTTGATTTCACACCTGAAAACTATAAG agaATAGAAGCAATAGTAAACAACTACCCAGAGGGACATAGATCAGCTGCTGTGATTCCAGTACTAGATCTGGCCCAGAGACAGAATGGATGGTTGCCCCTATCAGCGATGAACAAG GTTGCTGAAGTTTTACAGATGCCTCCCATGAGAGTATATGAAGTAGCAACTTTCTATACAATGTATAATCGGAAGCCGGTTGGAAAATATCATATTCAGATCTGCACAACTACACCTTGCATGCTGAGAGACTCTGATGGCATACTGGAGGCCATTCAGAAGAAGCTTG GTATACAAGTTGGGGAAACAACACCTGATAAACTTTTCACACTGGTAGAAGTTGAATGTTTAGGTGCTTGCGTAAATGCACCGATGGTACAAATAAATGATAATTATTAT GAAGATCTGACACCAAAAGATATGGAAGACATAATTGATGAACTAAAGGCTGGCAGAGTTCCCAAACCTGGCCCAAG AAGTGGACGCTTTTCTTGTGAGCCAGCTGGTGGTCTTACTTCTCTGACTGAACCACCCAAAGGACCTGGATTTGGAGTTCGAGCAGACCTCTGA
- the NDUFV2 gene encoding NADH dehydrogenase [ubiquinone] flavoprotein 2, mitochondrial isoform X1, whose translation MFFAAPVRAAAALSVRQIRYLHKTAVRSGGGGALFLHRDTPENNPDTPFDFTPENYKRIEAIVNNYPEGHRSAAVIPVLDLAQRQNGWLPLSAMNKVAEVLQMPPMRVYEVATFYTMYNRKPVGKYHIQICTTTPCMLRDSDGILEAIQKKLGIQVGETTPDKLFTLVEVECLGACVNAPMVQINDNYYEDLTPKDMEDIIDELKAGRVPKPGPRSGRFSCEPAGGLTSLTEPPKGPGFGVRADL comes from the exons ATGTTCTTCGCTGCTCCCGTTCGCGCCGCCGCCGCGCTCTCG GTGAGACAGATCCGCTACTTGCATAAAACAGCTGTGCGCAGTGGAGGTGGAGGAGCCTTGTTTCTG CACAGAGATACTCCTGAAAATAACCCAGATACTCCATTTGATTTCACACCTGAAAACTATAAG agaATAGAAGCAATAGTAAACAACTACCCAGAGGGACATAGATCAGCTGCTGTGATTCCAGTACTAGATCTGGCCCAGAGACAGAATGGATGGTTGCCCCTATCAGCGATGAACAAG GTTGCTGAAGTTTTACAGATGCCTCCCATGAGAGTATATGAAGTAGCAACTTTCTATACAATGTATAATCGGAAGCCGGTTGGAAAATATCATATTCAGATCTGCACAACTACACCTTGCATGCTGAGAGACTCTGATGGCATACTGGAGGCCATTCAGAAGAAGCTTG GTATACAAGTTGGGGAAACAACACCTGATAAACTTTTCACACTGGTAGAAGTTGAATGTTTAGGTGCTTGCGTAAATGCACCGATGGTACAAATAAATGATAATTATTAT GAAGATCTGACACCAAAAGATATGGAAGACATAATTGATGAACTAAAGGCTGGCAGAGTTCCCAAACCTGGCCCAAG AAGTGGACGCTTTTCTTGTGAGCCAGCTGGTGGTCTTACTTCTCTGACTGAACCACCCAAAGGACCTGGATTTGGAGTTCGAGCAGACCTCTGA
- the NDUFV2 gene encoding NADH dehydrogenase [ubiquinone] flavoprotein 2, mitochondrial isoform X2 has product MMVILKVDNLDFYPLWWSTHVSDCLVGEHRDTPENNPDTPFDFTPENYKRIEAIVNNYPEGHRSAAVIPVLDLAQRQNGWLPLSAMNKVAEVLQMPPMRVYEVATFYTMYNRKPVGKYHIQICTTTPCMLRDSDGILEAIQKKLGIQVGETTPDKLFTLVEVECLGACVNAPMVQINDNYYEDLTPKDMEDIIDELKAGRVPKPGPRSGRFSCEPAGGLTSLTEPPKGPGFGVRADL; this is encoded by the exons atgatggtgatcttgaaggtggataatcttgatttttatccactctggtGGTCAACGCATGTTTCAGATTGCttagtgggtgag CACAGAGATACTCCTGAAAATAACCCAGATACTCCATTTGATTTCACACCTGAAAACTATAAG agaATAGAAGCAATAGTAAACAACTACCCAGAGGGACATAGATCAGCTGCTGTGATTCCAGTACTAGATCTGGCCCAGAGACAGAATGGATGGTTGCCCCTATCAGCGATGAACAAG GTTGCTGAAGTTTTACAGATGCCTCCCATGAGAGTATATGAAGTAGCAACTTTCTATACAATGTATAATCGGAAGCCGGTTGGAAAATATCATATTCAGATCTGCACAACTACACCTTGCATGCTGAGAGACTCTGATGGCATACTGGAGGCCATTCAGAAGAAGCTTG GTATACAAGTTGGGGAAACAACACCTGATAAACTTTTCACACTGGTAGAAGTTGAATGTTTAGGTGCTTGCGTAAATGCACCGATGGTACAAATAAATGATAATTATTAT GAAGATCTGACACCAAAAGATATGGAAGACATAATTGATGAACTAAAGGCTGGCAGAGTTCCCAAACCTGGCCCAAG AAGTGGACGCTTTTCTTGTGAGCCAGCTGGTGGTCTTACTTCTCTGACTGAACCACCCAAAGGACCTGGATTTGGAGTTCGAGCAGACCTCTGA